A genomic region of Capsicum annuum cultivar UCD-10X-F1 unplaced genomic scaffold, UCD10Xv1.1 ctg1490, whole genome shotgun sequence contains the following coding sequences:
- the LOC124890276 gene encoding uncharacterized protein LOC124890276 → MKEGESVLSYCARTMENTNKIHFHGEKMDEVSIVENILRSLTSKYNYVVWLIEESKDIDELSLDELQKKKEEVEVEAEKEKEKEEILEVGISAGISKPISINLKVEVETMTNPRETVIDVTNLEAGTLLMAVHDRTKYLTDIWYVNSGCSNHMCGYKFSFSSLNDSLRSTVSFGDCSAVEVMGKGDIRIKTKNSFVETISCVLYFPDLKANLRSAGQLQEKGYIITTKKGKCEIYDPVRGAIAVVQMSSKRLFPLKIDNIKSCLMVETKDSS, encoded by the exons ATGAAAGAAGGAGAATCTGTATTGAGTTACTGTGCTAGAACAATGGAGAACACTAATAAAATACACTTCCACGGTGAGAAGATGGACGAAGTATCCATTGTGGAGAATATTTTGCGCTCTCtgacatcaaaatataattatgtTGTCTGGTTAATTGAAGAGTCAAAAGATATAGATGAACTATCTCTTGATGAATTGCAAA AGAAAAAggaagaggtagaggtagaggcagagaaagagaaggagaaagaagAGATCTTGGAGGTAGGGATTTCAGCAGGAATTTCAAAGCCAATATCGATCAATCTGAAGGTAGAGGTCGAGACCATGACAAATCCAAGGGAGACTGTTATAGATGTCACAAATTTG gaaGCAGGAACTTTGTTGATGGCTGTCCATGACAGAACAAAATACCTGACTGATATTTGGTATGTAAATTCCGGATGCAGTAACCATATGTGTGGatacaaattttctttttcatctttaaatGATAGTTTGCGTTCTACTGTATCATTTGGTGATTGTTCAGCTGTGGAAGTGATGGGAAAAGGTGATATCAGGATTAAAACCAAGAATAGTTTTGTGGAAACAATCTCTTGCGTATTGTATTTTCCTGACTTGAAAGCTAATTTACGTAGTGCTGGTCAGTTGCAAGAAAAGGGTTATATCATCACTACGAAGAAAGGTAAGTGTGAAATTTATGATCCCGTGAGAGGAGCTATTGCGGTAGTTCAAATGAGCTCCAAAAGATTATTTCCACTAAAGATTGATAACATTAAATCTTGTTTGATGGTTGAAACAAAAGATTCCTCATGA
- the LOC124890277 gene encoding secreted RxLR effector protein 161-like has protein sequence MDCNPVNTLAELGLKQYKDHTEKKVDSILYKQIIGNLMYLTATRPDIMYSVSLISRYMKNPTEMHLSAAKRILHYLQGKRDFGLFYKKSEKFNLFGFTDSDYAGDQDDRKSTLGYVFMFGSGAISWLAKKQPIVTLSTTEAKFIVACACACQAIWLRRILDELKFKQSEATKIYCDNDSAIQLSKNPVLRERSKHIDVKFYFLQDLSNNGTFDLIYCTSEDQVVDIFTKALKTESFMKHRSLLDIDTIKDVN, from the coding sequence ATGGATTGCAATCCAGTTAACACTCTTGCTGAACTTGGTTTGAAGCAATACAAAGATCATACTGAGAAGAAGGTTGATAGCATACTTTACAAACAAATCATAGGCAACTTGATGTATCTCACTGCTACAAGGCCTGACATAATGTACTCTGTGAGTTTAATCAGTAGGTACATGAAGAATCCCACAGAAATGCATTTGTCGGCAGCTAAGAGAATTCTCCATTACTTGCAAGGAAAGAGagattttggattattttataAGAAGAGTGAAAAGTTCAATCTTTTTGGATTTACTGATAGTGATTATGCTGGTGATCAAGATGACAGAAAAAGTACTTTAGGTTATGTTTTTATGTTTGGGTCTGGTGCTATTTCATGGTTAGCTAAGAAGCAACCAATCGTCACTTTGTCTACTACAGAAGCCAAGTTTATTGTTGCTTGTGCTTGTGCTTGTCAAGCTATTTGGTTGAGGAGAATTCTAGATGAGTTGAAATTCAAACAATCAGAAGCTACCAAGATCTATTGTGACAACGATTCAGCAATTCAACTATCCAAGAATCCAGTGCTACGTGAAAGAAGCAAGCACATTGATGTGAAGTTTTACTTCTTGCAAGATCTTAGCAATAATGGAACATTTGATCTAATTTACTGCACGAGTGAAGATCAAGTTGTCGATATTTTCACCAAGGCCCTAAAGACAGAGTCATTTATGAAACATAGAAGTCTGCTAGACATCGACACAATCAAAGATGTAAACTGA